The following are encoded together in the Drosophila sechellia strain sech25 chromosome 3R, ASM438219v1, whole genome shotgun sequence genome:
- the LOC6617126 gene encoding protein spaetzle isoform X4 → MTPMWISLFKVLLLLSAFVGMIVYIKIVITKRDEAEVRAAKTEALLAIMNNGEPRESASYHLQTTADSAPFMPIPTQHDDLPQKQNQKQNQSPIPETNRHYHQYHSLIQPDQYFKVQRSPNGKLNLVFNDTFVSLQRTDTEVQSEQPTPPRHPSDTFVFPDSPIAKYRPPQSPPRSLRNDTKERNPCAKDESQHLRNFCTNVDDYPDLSGLTQKLKNNFAKFFSNDLQPTDVSSRVGGSDERFLCRSIRKLVYPKKGMRADDTWQFIVNNDEYKQAIQIEECEGADQPCDFAANFPQSYNPICKQHYTQQTLASITSDGEVDVVQHSFKIPSCCKCALKTG, encoded by the exons ATAGTTTATATCAAAATCGTAATAACGAAGCGAGACGAGGCCGAGGTGAGGGCAGCGAAAACAGAGGCCCTTTTGGCTATCATGAACAATGGCGAACCCCGAGAGTCAGCATCTTATCACTTACAG ACGACCGCGGACAGTGCACCCTTCATGCCCATACCCACCCAGCACGACGATCTGCCCCAGAAACAGAATCAGAAACAGAATCAGTCCCCGATACCTGAAACGAACCGCCATTACCATCAGTATCACAGCCTGATCCAACCAGATCAGTACTTCAAAGTGCAGCGCTCCCCGAATGGAAAGCTGAATCTGGTCTTTAACGATACGTTCGTATCTTTGCAGAGGACGGACACGGAGGTGCAATCCGAACAGCCGACACCCCCCCGACATCCATCGGATA CCTTTGTCTTCCCCGATTCCCCCATAGCCAAGTATCGGCCACCACAATCCCCACCGCGTTCGCTGAGGAATGACACCAAGGAGCGTAATCCCTGCGCCAAGGATGAAAGCCAACACCTTAGGAACTTCTGCACGAATGTGGACGACTACCCGGACCTTTCAGGCCTCACACAGAAGCTGAAAAACAACTTTGCCAAGTTCTTTAGCAACGATCTTCAGCCCACGGATGTGAGCTCTCGCGTTGGTGGCTCAGACGAGCGATTCCTTTGCAGGAGCATCAGGAAGCTGGTGTACCCAAAGAAGGGCATGCGGGCGGACGACACCTGGCAGTTCATTGTCAATAACGATGAGTACAAACAGGCCATCCAGATCGAGGAGTGCGA AGGAGCGGACCAACCCTGTGACTTCGCCGCCAACTTTCCGCAGAGCTACAATCCCATCTGCAAGCAGCACTACACACAGCAGACCCTGGCCAGCATCACGAGCGATGGCGAAGTGGACGTGGTGCAGCATTCCTTCAAGATCCCCTCCTGCTGCAAGTGCGCGTTGAAGACTGGCTAA
- the LOC6617126 gene encoding protein spaetzle isoform X7, giving the protein MTPMWISLFKVLLLLSAFVGMTTADSAPFMPIPTQHDDLPQKQNQKQNQSPIPETNRHYHQYHSLIQPDQYFKVQRSPNGKLNLVFNDTFVSLQRTDTEVQSEQPTPPRHPSDTFVFPDSPIAKYRPPQSPPRSLRNDTKERNPCAKDESQHLRNFCTNVDDYPDLSGLTQKLKNNFAKFFSNDLQPTDVSSRVGGSDERFLCRSIRKLVYPKKGMRADDTWQFIVNNDEYKQAIQIEECEGADQPCDFAANFPQSYNPICKQHYTQQTLASITSDGEVDVVQHSFKIPSCCKCALKTG; this is encoded by the exons ACGACCGCGGACAGTGCACCCTTCATGCCCATACCCACCCAGCACGACGATCTGCCCCAGAAACAGAATCAGAAACAGAATCAGTCCCCGATACCTGAAACGAACCGCCATTACCATCAGTATCACAGCCTGATCCAACCAGATCAGTACTTCAAAGTGCAGCGCTCCCCGAATGGAAAGCTGAATCTGGTCTTTAACGATACGTTCGTATCTTTGCAGAGGACGGACACGGAGGTGCAATCCGAACAGCCGACACCCCCCCGACATCCATCGGATA CCTTTGTCTTCCCCGATTCCCCCATAGCCAAGTATCGGCCACCACAATCCCCACCGCGTTCGCTGAGGAATGACACCAAGGAGCGTAATCCCTGCGCCAAGGATGAAAGCCAACACCTTAGGAACTTCTGCACGAATGTGGACGACTACCCGGACCTTTCAGGCCTCACACAGAAGCTGAAAAACAACTTTGCCAAGTTCTTTAGCAACGATCTTCAGCCCACGGATGTGAGCTCTCGCGTTGGTGGCTCAGACGAGCGATTCCTTTGCAGGAGCATCAGGAAGCTGGTGTACCCAAAGAAGGGCATGCGGGCGGACGACACCTGGCAGTTCATTGTCAATAACGATGAGTACAAACAGGCCATCCAGATCGAGGAGTGCGA AGGAGCGGACCAACCCTGTGACTTCGCCGCCAACTTTCCGCAGAGCTACAATCCCATCTGCAAGCAGCACTACACACAGCAGACCCTGGCCAGCATCACGAGCGATGGCGAAGTGGACGTGGTGCAGCATTCCTTCAAGATCCCCTCCTGCTGCAAGTGCGCGTTGAAGACTGGCTAA
- the LOC6617126 gene encoding protein spaetzle isoform X13 — MTPMWISLFKVLLLLSAFVGMIVYIKIVITKRDEAEVRAAKTEALLAIMNNGEPRESASYHLQRTDTEVQSEQPTPPRHPSDTKYRPPQSPPRSLRNDTKERNPCAKDESQHLRNFCTNVDDYPDLSGLTQKLKNNFAKFFSNDLQPTDVSSRVGGSDERFLCRSIRKLVYPKKGMRADDTWQFIVNNDEYKQAIQIEECEGADQPCDFAANFPQSYNPICKQHYTQQTLASITSDGEVDVVQHSFKIPSCCKCALKTG, encoded by the exons ATAGTTTATATCAAAATCGTAATAACGAAGCGAGACGAGGCCGAGGTGAGGGCAGCGAAAACAGAGGCCCTTTTGGCTATCATGAACAATGGCGAACCCCGAGAGTCAGCATCTTATCACTTACAG AGGACGGACACGGAGGTGCAATCCGAACAGCCGACACCCCCCCGACATCCATCGGATA CCAAGTATCGGCCACCACAATCCCCACCGCGTTCGCTGAGGAATGACACCAAGGAGCGTAATCCCTGCGCCAAGGATGAAAGCCAACACCTTAGGAACTTCTGCACGAATGTGGACGACTACCCGGACCTTTCAGGCCTCACACAGAAGCTGAAAAACAACTTTGCCAAGTTCTTTAGCAACGATCTTCAGCCCACGGATGTGAGCTCTCGCGTTGGTGGCTCAGACGAGCGATTCCTTTGCAGGAGCATCAGGAAGCTGGTGTACCCAAAGAAGGGCATGCGGGCGGACGACACCTGGCAGTTCATTGTCAATAACGATGAGTACAAACAGGCCATCCAGATCGAGGAGTGCGA AGGAGCGGACCAACCCTGTGACTTCGCCGCCAACTTTCCGCAGAGCTACAATCCCATCTGCAAGCAGCACTACACACAGCAGACCCTGGCCAGCATCACGAGCGATGGCGAAGTGGACGTGGTGCAGCATTCCTTCAAGATCCCCTCCTGCTGCAAGTGCGCGTTGAAGACTGGCTAA
- the LOC6617126 gene encoding protein spaetzle isoform X2, whose amino-acid sequence MTPMWISLFKVLLLLSAFVGMIVYIKIVITKRDEAEVRAAKTEALLAIMNNGEPRESASYHLQYEPKEYDGIIKEIFTVNNDKGVVLFNTTADSAPFMPIPTQHDDLPQKQNQKQNQSPIPETNRHYHQYHSLIQPDQYFKVQRSPNGKLNLVFNDTFVSLQRTDTEVQSEQPTPPRHPSDTKYRPPQSPPRSLRNDTKERNPCAKDESQHLRNFCTNVDDYPDLSGLTQKLKNNFAKFFSNDLQPTDVSSRVGGSDERFLCRSIRKLVYPKKGMRADDTWQFIVNNDEYKQAIQIEECEGADQPCDFAANFPQSYNPICKQHYTQQTLASITSDGEVDVVQHSFKIPSCCKCALKTG is encoded by the exons ATAGTTTATATCAAAATCGTAATAACGAAGCGAGACGAGGCCGAGGTGAGGGCAGCGAAAACAGAGGCCCTTTTGGCTATCATGAACAATGGCGAACCCCGAGAGTCAGCATCTTATCACTTACAG TACGAGCCCAAGGAATATGATGGTATCATCAAAGAGATTTTTACAGTAAACAATGATAAGGGAGTTGTCCTCTTTAAT ACGACCGCGGACAGTGCACCCTTCATGCCCATACCCACCCAGCACGACGATCTGCCCCAGAAACAGAATCAGAAACAGAATCAGTCCCCGATACCTGAAACGAACCGCCATTACCATCAGTATCACAGCCTGATCCAACCAGATCAGTACTTCAAAGTGCAGCGCTCCCCGAATGGAAAGCTGAATCTGGTCTTTAACGATACGTTCGTATCTTTGCAGAGGACGGACACGGAGGTGCAATCCGAACAGCCGACACCCCCCCGACATCCATCGGATA CCAAGTATCGGCCACCACAATCCCCACCGCGTTCGCTGAGGAATGACACCAAGGAGCGTAATCCCTGCGCCAAGGATGAAAGCCAACACCTTAGGAACTTCTGCACGAATGTGGACGACTACCCGGACCTTTCAGGCCTCACACAGAAGCTGAAAAACAACTTTGCCAAGTTCTTTAGCAACGATCTTCAGCCCACGGATGTGAGCTCTCGCGTTGGTGGCTCAGACGAGCGATTCCTTTGCAGGAGCATCAGGAAGCTGGTGTACCCAAAGAAGGGCATGCGGGCGGACGACACCTGGCAGTTCATTGTCAATAACGATGAGTACAAACAGGCCATCCAGATCGAGGAGTGCGA AGGAGCGGACCAACCCTGTGACTTCGCCGCCAACTTTCCGCAGAGCTACAATCCCATCTGCAAGCAGCACTACACACAGCAGACCCTGGCCAGCATCACGAGCGATGGCGAAGTGGACGTGGTGCAGCATTCCTTCAAGATCCCCTCCTGCTGCAAGTGCGCGTTGAAGACTGGCTAA
- the LOC6617126 gene encoding protein spaetzle isoform X16, giving the protein MTPMWISLFKVLLLLSAFVGMRTDTEVQSEQPTPPRHPSDTFVFPDSPIAKYRPPQSPPRSLRNDTKERNPCAKDESQHLRNFCTNVDDYPDLSGLTQKLKNNFAKFFSNDLQPTDVSSRVGGSDERFLCRSIRKLVYPKKGMRADDTWQFIVNNDEYKQAIQIEECEGADQPCDFAANFPQSYNPICKQHYTQQTLASITSDGEVDVVQHSFKIPSCCKCALKTG; this is encoded by the exons AGGACGGACACGGAGGTGCAATCCGAACAGCCGACACCCCCCCGACATCCATCGGATA CCTTTGTCTTCCCCGATTCCCCCATAGCCAAGTATCGGCCACCACAATCCCCACCGCGTTCGCTGAGGAATGACACCAAGGAGCGTAATCCCTGCGCCAAGGATGAAAGCCAACACCTTAGGAACTTCTGCACGAATGTGGACGACTACCCGGACCTTTCAGGCCTCACACAGAAGCTGAAAAACAACTTTGCCAAGTTCTTTAGCAACGATCTTCAGCCCACGGATGTGAGCTCTCGCGTTGGTGGCTCAGACGAGCGATTCCTTTGCAGGAGCATCAGGAAGCTGGTGTACCCAAAGAAGGGCATGCGGGCGGACGACACCTGGCAGTTCATTGTCAATAACGATGAGTACAAACAGGCCATCCAGATCGAGGAGTGCGA AGGAGCGGACCAACCCTGTGACTTCGCCGCCAACTTTCCGCAGAGCTACAATCCCATCTGCAAGCAGCACTACACACAGCAGACCCTGGCCAGCATCACGAGCGATGGCGAAGTGGACGTGGTGCAGCATTCCTTCAAGATCCCCTCCTGCTGCAAGTGCGCGTTGAAGACTGGCTAA